The Kogia breviceps isolate mKogBre1 chromosome 19, mKogBre1 haplotype 1, whole genome shotgun sequence genome contains the following window.
tccccccccccaccgcggtacgcaggcctcactgttgtggcctctcccgttgcggagcacaggctccggacgcgcaggaccagcggccatggctcacgggcccagccgctccgcggcatgtgggatcctcgcagaccggggcaggaacccgcgtcccctgcatcggcaggcagactctcaaccactgcgccaccagggaagacctcctTTACTATTTAatcatgcgcacacacacacacatacacacgaacACACTCTTCAAAATGACACAGCAGTGTTGTCTCCCAACTTGGCACTAAAAACAGCTACTGTGCAAGGCTCTTTGTATATACTTTCTCATTTTAGTCCTTAAAAATCCCTTAAGGGAGGTGTTGttactcccattttactgatgcaGAAATTGACGCTCAGAGAGTATAAGCAGGCAGCATAGTAGAGATTCAAACGTCTATCCCCAACCTCTAAACTTTATACAACCTCAGAAGGTCATGGATCCCAGCAGAGATATGTCAAGTTTTTTCAGGAAATAGAATGGCTCCTGAGAAATACAGAGTATGCATACACATCCAAAGGGACAGTGAGTCAGcctgcaagagggaggggttagtTAGTAATGGAAGAGTTGGAGCCTGTTAAAGCTGACTTTCTTGTGCCCATTCAAGGAAGAGAGGCTCGGCCTATTAACTTCAAGCACAATCGCTCCAGTATTGGCTATTATAGAGATACTACATCAACCTACTGCCACTGGATATTTGAATTTTAGAACTAACTCCACTTATTCTAATTCCTTAAGAAAGAATCATATAGAGGTTAAACTAgtgtttctcaactttttttttttttatcattattggCAGCCCTAAAGagcctttttagacatttttttttcttaatttgcttTCCCGGATGAAGTTTTAAGACCACAGATATGCTAGCTGTGTATCTGTTTATGTACTGTATGTATATCTGTACTTTATACATAAAAAGTAAGATTGTTTTTGCTCCTcaagaataagatttttttttttcctccttcattgaGAGTGCACAGGTTAAACAATGATGCAGGAGTAATGCAGCTTCCTATATAGGCCTACCTTTAGGTTCGGATAGTTGTACAGAAGACAGTATTTCTGTACATGTGACTATTgtatttctcattataaataaGTTGATAATTTTACGTATGAGCATGGTTAGTGTGAATCTGCTCCTAAATAATGGGACCATTCTCTATGCGTGGAAAATTTGGGTTTCCAAGCTTGTAAAACAGCCTGAGAGGTCTTCTGACAGACAGCCTGCTAGCCTTCCACAAGTCAACCTACAGAGCAAACCTTTTTATTTGAAACTTCTAGAGCATTCTTATGTGTTAATTccttcattccataaatatttattgagtcctaCTGTAGGCCGAGGTAGTAGGGATTCAACAACTAATCAAATAGTCTCTGCCCTCAAAAAGAAGCTCAGTGACTATCTGGGGAGACAGATGGGCATGCAGATAATTACAATACAAGGTAATATGTGCTGTAACAGAGGTGTGCTAGGTACCCTGTGGGCTCCAAGAAGAGACTGGCCAATTCTAAGGAGAATAAAGTGGTAGTTCTCTGGGAAGTGATGAGTTAAGTCTTGGAGAAGAGTGGGAAGGAAATTCCAAACAGAGAGATCAAATTATTCAAAGGTCAGAAGCATGAGATAGCATGGCCAGTTTGGTCTGTGTGACTGGAGTACAGAGAGCAAGAAAGGAGGGCCACTGTCCATGAAGCTACAAGGTACACAGAGGTCAGACCATAGCGGGCTTTGGACATTACTCCAGAGGCCATGGAGAGCCAGTGAGGCATTTTGAGCTGGGGAGTGGTGATGTCACTAATCTGGTTTTAGACCTATCTCTGGCAGTGATGTGGACTAATAAGCAGCAAAAGGAAAGGCCAGGAGTTTCAGAAGTCCAAGTAAGAGATGATGAAGGCTTGAGCTAACATGGTTGGAATGGGGAATGAGGAAGAATAAATGGATTTAAGGTGTTTAAGAAGTAATTGGGGGGaaatccctggcggtccagtggttaaggctccacactctcactgccgagggcctgggttcgatccctggttggggaactaaaatcccacaagccacgcggtgtggccaaaaaaaaagtaatgggggAATGGGAGTAACTAAGGTGGTAGAATTAAAGATGGTTCTCAATGTCCAACTTGGTTGACTGTGTAGATGATGGTGTCACCAAGACAGGGACCATAGGGCTAAGAGCAGACACAAAGTAGAAAAGAGCAGGTTTTGTTCTGGATATGTGGAGTTTGAGGTGTCTGCAGGTTGTTCAGGTGACATTCCCTAGGCAGATTCCAAAGCTAAAGGAGAGCTCTGGGACAGAGACACAGATTAGGAAGTCAGCGCAAATCTGGGAATTTTGAAACCTTGGGAGAGGATGAGATTCCCTGAGCTCATTgaatggaagaagagaaaagaaaggtgaAGAGCAGAAACTTGGATGTCAACAACAGGTAAGATACAGAGGAAGACCCCATAGTCCAGAAAGGGAGAAGTAGATTGAAGAGACAGAAGTGGTAGTAAAGATGGGGGTGGGAAGTAGTCAACAGAGCATTGAGACCCTATAGGCcctaaataactgaaaatatagTGCTTtgcatgtaatttaaaataaaaatattgggagttccctggcagtccagtggttaggacttggtgctttcactgctgtggccccgggttcaatccctggtcggggaactaagatcctgcaagccgagtggcatggccaaaataaataaataaataaatctttaaaaaaataaaaaataaaaatattataagctATAAAATATGTGTAAGGGAAGTCCAACAAAGTTCTGATTTTTCTATGGTGACCTCTTTGATTATCtcttctttattatcattattttggtGCCCCTGATTGCTAGTGCCCTAAGTACATGTTTATTCACCTACTCAGTAATCTAACAATACAGCACTGAGAGTACATCAAGGAAAATGGATTAGTCAACAGTGCCAAGTACTACAGAGAAGTCGAAGATAAAGGTTAAAAAGTGctcattgggaaaaaaaaaaagtagcaattaCTCTAGCATTTGGATAGACTTACATACTAGTGGAAGAGGAGTGAAAGTTCAGAGGTAAACCAAAATACATATAGGAATTTGTGTATGATGAAGATGGGctactcaataaatggtgtggACAATTGGATAACcatctggggaaaaaataaatgtcagtcTATATCTCACACCAGgacaaactccaaatggattaaatatttaaataaaaatataaaaattgaaaactataaaagtactaaaagaaaatatgagaaatttcCTTTATAATCTTGGCATGGGGAAGGAAAATCTTTCTAACTATGACTCAGAATACAGAAGGCGTAAAAGGAGAGGTTAATAATTTGACCACACAACACTCAAAATTTCTGCAGAGTGAAATAACATGTTAAGCAATgtcaaaacataaatataaaatggaaaaaaatgtttgcaactCATATCACAAAGAATAATCCTAATACAAAGCAATAGATAAGAAAGAGATCAGCCACCCAAGAGAAATATCAATGAAGGATGTAAATTGACAGGGCTCATGTGTTGTGAGCATAGAGATTAAGGCCAGTGACCTATATTGGAATCCTAGCTGTGTCCACTTcctagccctgtgaccttgggcaagtctctgatcctcagttttctcttctataaactGCAGATAATTACAACTACTTCAGAGGGTTAAGTGAGATGAAGGCCAGGCTGGTGCCTCATGgtaaaaagaaggaaggacacAGAGAAGATGGGCCCTAAATTTCTGGTATCTGGCATCCTTGAAATAAAGAGATTCAGGGAAGAGAACCAATTCAACTCCCGTCTGTCTCTTCTTTCATTAAGGGCAGTTATTTACTAAGTCCCTCTAAGTGTCAGACACAGCCCTAGGCTTAGGGACATAATGTAAATGTAAGCAAGACGGACGTGGTCCTTGTCCTCAACGTAGCACGCCTCTGTAAGCGAGGCGTCAATCAAATGCCACAGAAATACATTACAATCAGATGAATACCGTGAAGGAAATGTGTACTATAAAAGGGTATAATGGGGGAATCTGGTGGAGTTTGGGAGGTCATGGgggactcttttcttttttttggctgcgccccatggcttgcagaattttagttccctgatcagggattgaagcctggccaccgcagtgaaaacgccgagtcctaaccactggaccgccagggaattcctaagcggggggcggtggggggaatCTATTAAGGAGGTTCTTTTGAGCGAATATCTGGAAGATGAGTAGGTGTTAAATAGGCAAATAgtgaaggaaggggagggtgggacgaggGAGTGGAaacagtgttccaggcagaggggacagtgtAGACcctgagagaaggaagaaggaagctaGGTCCACTGTGGCTGAAGCTAGAGTAAAGGGAAGAGTGAGGAGAGATGAAACTGGAGAGGGGGGCAAGCTAGACTAGCGAGGCCCTTGAcagtcttaaaaattttttttttttttttttttttttttttttttgccacgaggtgtgttttattttcattaatcatacaaataattttctataatatCCCAGGGCAAACCGGAGAATTTGGCAGTCCGATTGGAGGGTCTCTTCAGAGACCCACAGGCCGGTGGCATCGGCACGGAGTGCCCGGGTTCACAGTGCAGCTTGTCGCTCGTGTCCATCTTGCAGGTGGCTCTTCCTCCACATCACGACTAGGGTCTCCAAGATGATGGGGGTAGAGAATCCTCCAGGTTCTTAGGAAATTTCACTTCGCTTGCTTCTCCTGCTCAATGGTCTCTTTGGTCGGCAGGGTGTTCTTCTCCTGCGTCTCCGTCTTCTTCAGCTTGGCTTTATCGAAGCTGGCGATTTCCCCCATGTCTGGCTTGTCTGccattttcttaaaacaaacCGAAAAGTTCCGCTCCAAGCCCGCGGTTCCAGTGCTCTGACTCGCGTCGCTGCAGCAAGagaccaaaaatttttttttattgtggtttaGTTGATTAACATTGGCAATCATATTAAGCATTTGGGGTTTTGTCTTGATAGCAGTAGGAAGTCACTGGTGTTTTTTAGCAGAAGAGTAACAAGATCTAATTTGCATTGTGGAAAGCTCATCCTGGCTGCAGGGTGGAGAACTGTGCAGATTGAAGCTAGGTAGGAGAGTCGCTGCGGGGAGACGGACACAGGGGCTGTGGTAGTTCAGACCTGTGAGATGCTCCCTGGCCTACCTGTTTCCCAGAGTTACTTTAGCAGGAGACAAAACTTTTATTCTTATTGTGCATAGTAGATGTGCATTATGTGTTAGCTCTTATTATTATCTACAGTTAGAGATAAAAGGCTTAAAATTAATCCACCAGGAAGAACTGAGTATGTTGGAGTGAAAGGATTTCATGGAAAGTATAGATACGGGAATCAGATGATTTCCTTTAGATGGGAAGGAGGGAGCTAAAAGGGTAAACAGGGTTACCACAGCAGAAAGGAGAGGAGGCCAGACAGAAATCTCTAATGTGATGCTGCTCTGGCACATGGGCTGTCTATTCTGCCAAAGTTCATCTTCCCTGTGCTTCGACAAATAAATATGTTAGGCAGAAGTACTTTATGGCTTACTCTGGAGAGCTGGAAAATAGGCCCAGGAGTTTAGATATTGCTACAGGTTGCACTTCTTTTCAACACCATGGAGTCATTATAAATGCTTAGGAAAGCAATATCTGAATAAATCACTCTGAAATTGAACCTGTGCATTACTTAGCTGGTTTAATTTCAGAATAAGACAATAACAGATACTAGCAGTTTTTTGAGAGCTGCTCATTTCTCTTCCTGCCATAAAGAATTGAATAGGGTTGGAACCGGCTGACAACCCAGCTACCTTATTTTGTCACGTATGTATTGACAAAGCAGAGTCCTTCAAGGTGGGAGTCCTTGAAGTCCTTCTAAGGAATATGTTCAGTTTCCTGGGACTGAAACATAAGTCCAATAGCTTTTTAGCCATAGAagtcaaaatgaaaacagaatcttGGAGCCAAAAGGCACTCCTTGAAATATACTTTTGATAGTAAATGTTCCAAAGAcagaggattagtgttcaggaaTATCGCCAGGAATACAGGACTTctacaactcaaaaaaaaaaaaggctaacaacacaatagaaaaaaagggagaggttaTAAGCAAGCAAGAGAAAACCTGAaggcaaataaatatatagaaagatgctcaacctcaccaTTAAGCAGGAAAATGCACATAGGAACAACAATGACACACTACTTCATAGccatcagactggcaaaaatcTTAAAGTCTGAGATTTCCAAGTTAGGGAGGAGGTGGAACTATAGGGACTCTctttactgctggtgggaatgtatttGCGACAACCAATTTGGAGGACGATATGCAGTCTAGCAAAGTTGATGGTGTATGTACCCTCCAACCCATGAATTCTACTCCTTGGCATATGTCCTAGACATAGACATGTCCAAAAAAGTTCACtgtagaagaaataaattaaactgCGGATATTATCAAATGTATAGTTTATAAGTCTTCAAAATAGTGTCTCTCATGTTGGATGTTTGATTCCTCAAGAGAGCAATAAAGACTTTACCCTATAAACTGtgctgtttattcttctttcccaGTACATTAGGGAGCAGAAGTGACCTGAATAAATCCTTGGCGAGTCATGTGGGCATCATCTTATTCTGTGGAGACCATGACAGTATACCCCTAAACATGTTCTTTGCCGCCCTATTTCAAGTATtagaaaatagacttgaaaataggACAAAATTTGGCTGCTAtgaattatgtttttcctttGGCGCAGTATTACAGGCttaacatttgtttatatttaattatttatatgcaCTGCCTTTTTTCAGAGGGTGACTTTagcaactttagccactgggtgGAGCAAATTCATAAGAGTCCGGTGAAAGTTTTTGTACTACAGACCCAGGTGCACCAAGTAAAGGAGGGTCAGCCTGTGAAAAGCCTTCTGGCGATTGAAATTTACGTCCTATAGACATGGATTCAAGGAGTGCAGATTAAGAGAAATTTTTTGTATTGGATCACTGGCAAGTTGGGTCagtgaaaaagggaaagaaaaagaaggaaaggaaaaagaaaagtgttggaaaaagaaaagcattggaataaggagcaggaagagaaagatgaagagacaaacatgagagaaaagaatGTAAGTCTAGAGAGATGAATTCAAGTGTTACCAACAATTGCAGGTTGGGCCCTCATTGATTTGCATGCACCTGGTAACCAATAGCAACTTTGATGTAAAAGTAAAGGTTACctcattttcttctagaaagtCAGTTATGTTACCCTCAGCTATCCATTTAGTGGTGTGACATCGTCAGTAATTTCTTTGAATGTCTACTATGAGCATGGTGCTTTGTTGAATACAAAGTAATGTAGAGAAATAAAAGTTAACACAGATGGGACAGGCTTCAAGCAGAAGAACTAGGAAGTATACATAAAAAGAGCAACTTGAGGCAGCATGAGGGCCAGGTGTGAACTCTGGGAAAGGAATCCTTTCTGAGAATGCAGGGGAAGAgtggaggcaggaggggaggatCAGAGTGTAAGGGGAGGAAGGCCCGTAAGACCAGCAACCTGAACAGGGCAGAACAAAGAAGGGCTCCTGACTGCTAGTCCTAAGTACACACAGCAACTCTTCCTTGGAAAATAGCTAGTTTGGGACATAATGTAGGAAAAGTGCTCTAGGTCAGAATCTACTGGACTGTGCTTAAAGAGTCcaaaagaagagggagggaggggtggggagaaaaacGTGTAGGGCTAGAACCACCTTAGATCCCTCTGGTTAGTAACCCCTTGCACTAGCCTGGATGTGCAGAGAAAGAGGGACGCTGGCAGCCTGCTCAGGCCTgtcagagacccagagaggcctaggtcactttgatttttttctttttttttttttgcggtacgcgcgcctgtcactgctgtggcctctcccgttgcggagcacaggctccggacgcgcaggctcggcggccatggctcacgggcccagccgctccgcggcatgtgggatcctcgcggaccggggcacgaacccgtgtcccctgcattggcaggcggtctctcaaccactgcgccaacagggaaaacctgatttaaaaaaaaaatttttatttatttatctttggcggtgttgggtctttgtttttgtgcgcgggctttctctcgttgcagtgagcgggagctactctttgttgcggtgcgtgggcttctcactgcagtgcttctcttgttgcagagcacgggctctaggcacacgggctccgtagttgtggctcatgggctctaggcacgcgggcttagttgctccacggcatgtgggatcttcccagaccagggctcgaacccgtgtcccctgcattggcaggtggattcctaaccactgcgccaccagggaagcccggtcactTGTTCAAATCACAGGTAgatcttaaaaaatgaagaaatgtcaaaacaaatataaaattgtgtattttaagTGCTTCCTTTGAATAAAGTCATGCTTTTAACACATGCACAAATACAACTATTTACTGAATGTCATTTTGGAATACCATCAGAAGTTTAAATTGCAGGTGTCTGTGAATGTGCTTTCTCTGCCCTAAGCAACTACCTCCTTTAATCTTTGGGCCTATCAAAAAGTAttgggggtgggcttccctggtggcgcagtggttgggagtccgcctgccgatgcaggagacgcgggttcgtgccctggtccgggaggatcccacatgccgcggagcggctgggcccgtgagccatggccgctgagcctgtgtgtccggagcctgtgctccgcaacgggagaggccacaacagtgagaggcccgcataccgcaaaaaaaaaaaaaaaaaaaaaaaaaaaaaaaggattggggTGACTCAGACTCTTAAAAAAGGTAGAATGACTTTCAGTCCTCTCCAGCCTAAGACTTGAAAAAAACACAACTTCATACTTGTGCTAACAGGAAATATGGTAGTAATATATTAGCCAAAAGAGGGAGACAGGTTTAAAATGGTATGACGAGTATGGTGGTGTTTGTGTAACATATGTATcttttttatgtatatgtgtatatatttatagtcTGTAAAGAGATACATCAAAGTGTTGatagtggttatctctgggaAGAAGGATTAGCTATaaattttttcttgtattctttttactttccagtattttctaaacattttgatAATGAGGATGTActttaataatcagaaaaacaatGTGTGGTAACTTAATGAGAAAGAATTTGCAGTTAAAAACCTTGCTGACTAGTCACTTCCCAGAGGAATAATTGGCTTCCCCATAGAAATGGCATTTTATCGAGTTGAGTCTATAGCTCAGTCTATAGTGGTGACAGGGAGTATTGTGCCCTGCTGTGAAGTGATctgcagagaacagacttgaggacacggggcggggcaagctgggacaaagtgagagagtagcattgtcataaatacactaccaaatgtaaaatggatgactaactgctgcatagcacaggaaaatcagctcaatgctttgtgatgacctggaggcttgggatagggagggcgggagggagacgcaagagggaggggatacggggatatatgtatacaggtagctgattcactctgtagtacagcagaaactaacaacattgtaaagcagttatactccaataaagatgaatgaataaataaataaataaagaggatgtctgtagggaaaaaaagaataaaggtcaCTTCCCAAGGTCCACGTGGGcgttctcccttcccttctgctcTGTCTCTTATCTTTTAGTTTTCAAAGATCTTCACTGGTAAGAGAATATTCAAAATTGTTAACTGATTAGGGAGTCAGAAAATCCTCAAAGGGACCTTGCTTTGGCTGGGGAAACAAGTCcccaaagcaaaataaacaatttcCATTCCATCCGTGAATCTCTATAAAGAAAAGTCACTGTACATGTTACCCAAATTATATTCTTGCAGTAGAGCTAATGAGTGTAGACTCTGCCACAGGTTTTAGCTCCTGTTTCTGGATTAAAGGAAAGGACATTCTCTGGTGGATAAAGCCTGGGAAGGTGGGGATGAATGTAGGTATCAGTCCTAGACCAAGAGCTTTAAGTATGGAATGTTTTTAATCATCCTCCCTAGTGATCTTGAGAAGGAGCggggttttttccccctatttCATGGTTAGACTGAGCCACAGATGGCAGGATAAACTGGAGGTGATGCTGTGAATCAGTGGAGGGTGATACTCATTTATTCAAATGCCATCCTCAGTGGTCTTTCCTCTCCACCTAGCATATATTCAGAGCATGCTCTGTGGAACTTTAGGGCACCTAGAGGATCTCTAGGGCTTCCTTGAAAACTATCATCATCCATGCTTGGTTCCATCTCTTCTAGGGTTAGCTTGAATATCAAATCAGGGCTTAAGGGTAGATGTTGTACCTTTTTGGACAGtacttaaaatgaaagaaaggaggaTATGATTTGTATATGTTGTTGTTACCagagaattaagaaaacaattactTAGGAATAGGCACATTTCACCAAAATGAAATGGAATGGTTTCAGACGCATGAAAAGAATCAGGACAACACCCTTTGTATCCCTCATgccagtcccttttttttttttttttttttttgtggtacgcaggcctctcacggttgtggcctctcccgttgcggagcacaggctccggacgcgcaggctcagcggccatggctcacgggcccagccgctccgcggcacgtggaatcttcccagaccggggcacgaacccgtgtcccctgcatcggcaggaggactctcaaccactgcgccaccagggaagccctaaaatattcttatttatttatttatttatttatttgcggtacgcgggcctctcactgctgtggcctctcccgttgcaaagcacaggctccggacgtacaggcccagcggccatggctcacgagcccagccactcgcCAGTCCCTTTTTCACTGAAGCTCTGTTTTAAGGTCAGCTATTTCATGCCACCAtcataataaaaacatttccaaaatgcAGTTTTTAGAACACAGGTTTGAGTAGTAATTTTGAATTTGTAAGATTagttggggacttccccggtagcacagtggttaagaatccgcctgccaatgcaggaaacatgggtttaagccctggtctgggaagatcccacatgccgtggagcaactatgcccatgcgccaacagctactgagcctgtgctctagagccctgagccacaactactgagcccgcgtgcctagagcccatgctgtgcaacgagaagccaccatggtgagaagcctgtgcaccgcaatgaagacccaatgcagccaaaactaaattataaacaattaattaattaatttaaaaaaagattaattgtTGCAAAAATTCATTGTTAGGTAATACTCAATTAGCTTAACATTGAAAGTACTGATGTATAGGTTGGCAGTTTTTTACTTAACATGTTTAGAAAATTTCTCAAATAAGACAATTTATAATGGTAAAACAAGTATAATATTCTTTGATACACAAAATAGATTGTAGATGTCTTGTTTCATTGTCAGAAGTCATATGCATTGTAATCCATAGTTTTGAGTTTTATGCAAAATTACAATGTTTAAGTGAAAATCTAATTTCATAATAAATTCTATAAACTGAGCCTTTCTTAAACTTACCTCTTGGCTGAGGTaagggagaggaagaaaccaCAGCTAagaaatactataaaatattgcattgagtattaaaataaaaaacagctgTTTCACTTTCTCACCAAACTCTTATTTAAGTAAGTCAGACTTGACTTATAGCCATGCCTCTGTGAGAAAGAGCACATAATCATGTTGCTCTGGAATCCTTGTTCAGAATGTCTGCAGCTCACGGTGATGGTAAGCGATAATGTCAGACCAACTTTAGGAATTCTGGATTATCAGCAGACCTTGTCTGGAtcctgtttgtttttgtcttttggctgcgctgcacagcttgcaggatctcagctccccgaccagggattgaacccaggccacagcagtgaaagtgccgagtcctaactactagaccaccagggaattcccagtctgGATCCTATTTGTATGCAGTCCCTAAGCGCTTTGGGGATGAGTCACGAGGAGGACTTTTGGAACGCTTAGGGTCACGTTCCCTTCCCCAGTGTGTAGAGAGCTGCATGTAGTGGCAGAGGCTAAGTCATAAAGCCCTATGAATGCCAGCCTGGGAAAACAGGAGCCCCACCCTCAGCTGGCTGGGAGCCAGTGCGCGTGAGGTCAGCAGAGAGGACAATCGAGGACTTGGTGGATGCCACACCAAGGGCTGCTTTGCTCAGTTCCTTGGAGGCTGTGTTTAAACCTTTTGTCAAAGAGAGTAATGGGTGCTAAGCATTCATAGTGCTTAGAGGGAAGACGTTTTGTATTCATTTGATGGGGtgaaaaaaatatccattttttgTGGGATTACCAAGTGAGTATCAGAGGCTTGTGGCTAAGTCAGTAGCAAAGGCATGAGAGTAACTCTGGAGCCTAGGCTTCCCTCTCACTGGCCTGGCATTACTGTCTGATCATAATGTCCGTCCCTGCTGAAGATACGA
Protein-coding sequences here:
- the LOC131746912 gene encoding thymosin beta-10 — encoded protein: MADKPDMGEIASFDKAKLKKTETQEKNTLPTKETIEQEKQAK